A portion of the Streptomyces erythrochromogenes genome contains these proteins:
- a CDS encoding WcaF family extracellular polysaccharide biosynthesis acetyltransferase, whose translation MRDLPSFTLAGYDKGRGLLTQALWFAVMNTVFMAWFCPARLRVALLRAFGAKIGEGVLIRHRVRVLWPWKLTVGDHAWIGEGVWVLNLEPVTIGSHVCLSQEAMLCTGSHDHRAADFRYRNAPITVEDGAWVAVRATVLAGVTVGRCAVAGAGAVVHKDLPELTLQTQDGRRRPVEEPK comes from the coding sequence TTGCGTGATCTTCCTTCCTTCACGCTGGCCGGGTACGACAAGGGGCGCGGACTGCTGACGCAGGCGCTCTGGTTCGCCGTGATGAACACGGTCTTCATGGCCTGGTTCTGTCCGGCCCGGCTGCGGGTCGCGCTGCTGCGTGCCTTCGGGGCGAAGATCGGCGAGGGGGTGCTGATCCGGCACAGGGTCCGCGTGCTGTGGCCGTGGAAGCTCACCGTCGGGGACCACGCCTGGATCGGCGAGGGCGTCTGGGTGCTGAACCTGGAGCCGGTGACCATCGGTTCGCACGTGTGCCTCTCGCAGGAGGCGATGCTGTGCACCGGCTCGCACGACCACCGGGCCGCCGACTTCCGCTACCGCAACGCGCCGATCACCGTCGAGGACGGCGCCTGGGTGGCGGTACGGGCGACCGTGCTGGCCGGGGTGACCGTCGGCCGGTGCGCCGTCGCGGGCGCCGGGGCCGTCGTGCACAAGGACCTGCCGGAACTGACCCTGCAGACCCAGGACGGGCGGCGCCGCCCGGTGGAGGAGCCCAAGTGA
- a CDS encoding glycosyltransferase family 4 protein has translation MLLVSTNYAPEHAGIGPYATQIAEHWADLGHETHVLAGMPHYPAWSLEPEYKGALQRTEQRAGVTVHRRAHTVPPRQTAVKRALFEGSILLHGAVAPPRMPKPDAVLAQMPSLAGGVLAARLAARWKVPYVPVVQDLMGAAAAQSGISGGDKAAAIAGRAEAYALKRATLVGVIHETFVERVVGMGVDPGRIRLVPNWSHVPKPTKPRGETRRHLGWSPGETVVLHSGNMGLKQGLEVLVGAARLDPKVRFVLMGDGSQRSALADLSADVPNLDIIPPAADGEFPDILAAADVLAVTQHAAVLDMSVPSKLTSYFQTGRPVVASVAAEGGTAQEVERSGAGVLVPPEDPEALLKAVRALAEDPEAADALGAAGPRHVAAHLSREAGLARIDALIDEALGGTRP, from the coding sequence ATGCTGCTGGTTTCCACCAATTACGCTCCGGAGCACGCGGGCATCGGCCCGTACGCGACGCAGATCGCGGAGCACTGGGCGGATCTCGGCCACGAGACGCACGTCCTCGCCGGCATGCCGCACTACCCCGCGTGGTCGCTCGAGCCGGAGTACAAGGGGGCGCTCCAGCGCACGGAACAGCGCGCGGGAGTCACCGTGCACCGGCGCGCGCACACTGTGCCGCCCCGCCAGACCGCCGTGAAGCGGGCCCTGTTCGAAGGATCGATTCTGCTGCACGGCGCCGTGGCCCCGCCGCGGATGCCCAAGCCGGACGCGGTACTCGCCCAGATGCCCAGCCTGGCCGGCGGAGTGCTCGCCGCCCGGCTCGCGGCGCGCTGGAAGGTCCCCTACGTCCCGGTCGTCCAGGACCTGATGGGCGCCGCCGCGGCGCAGAGCGGGATCAGCGGCGGCGACAAGGCGGCCGCGATCGCAGGCCGCGCCGAGGCGTACGCCCTCAAGCGGGCCACCCTCGTCGGCGTCATCCACGAGACCTTCGTGGAGCGGGTCGTCGGCATGGGCGTGGACCCCGGCCGGATCCGCCTCGTTCCCAACTGGTCCCACGTGCCCAAGCCCACCAAGCCGCGCGGCGAGACCCGCCGTCACCTGGGGTGGAGCCCCGGCGAGACCGTCGTCCTGCACTCCGGGAACATGGGCCTCAAGCAGGGGCTCGAAGTCCTCGTGGGCGCCGCCCGGCTGGACCCGAAGGTCCGTTTCGTCCTGATGGGCGACGGCAGTCAGCGCTCCGCGCTCGCGGACCTCTCCGCGGACGTGCCGAATCTGGACATCATCCCCCCTGCCGCTGACGGCGAGTTCCCGGATATCCTCGCGGCGGCGGACGTTCTCGCGGTCACACAGCACGCCGCCGTGCTGGACATGAGCGTCCCGTCGAAGCTCACCTCCTACTTCCAGACCGGCCGGCCCGTCGTCGCCTCCGTGGCAGCGGAGGGCGGGACCGCCCAGGAGGTGGAACGCTCGGGCGCAGGGGTGCTCGTACCGCCGGAGGACCCCGAGGCCCTGCTGAAGGCCGTACGGGCCCTGGCGGAGGACCCCGAGGCCGCGGACGCACTGGGAGCGGCCGGGCCCCGCCACGTGGCGGCCCACCTGAGCCGTGAAGCGGGCCTGGCCCGCATCGACGCACTGATAGACGAAGCACTTGGGGGAACCCGGCCGTGA
- a CDS encoding LPS biosynthesis protein, with protein MIETNRPAAAPADDEPDLLRDQFRQLLRYRRLIGAGIAVGLLGGVYLGISTADTYVATADVVLRAPTDDPFNPSLAPDKAINIGSERQVALSSSIANEAAKKLGVSAKDFAALRAGLQVTNPPQTMVLRFTYTADSPKEAAKRANAMTEAYLLKRQESLDATRDKMVKGYKEQRDPIAKQLDETSKEIARMPAGAGRDAASSAKTDLQSEVGGYNTKITKLEALDMTPGRVTSAATAPTATDGPGILMSLALGAAVGLALGLLAAWVRLVFDPAPRSEGDVARALRAPVLGYLPRDRTGGGPLLAAGEADPRLAEEYRSVAFRLAYDSRFADRRRLLVVAPRGSSETAAAVAVNLAASFAETGKDVLLIEADLRTPVLASQLPTDAGGRPRWSQGQSGAPAPGRHADSEWPDGRQLVVDAGESGSFDLIPGDRARNVPRALTSARATRLISEADAPNSTVVVLAPPVLSYADALALVDRVDGVLVVTDPRAIHRTDLIRIRELISGAGGTVLGAVLHAPLPGEKRGKGKGDKGGAPAAGPAAPAKPGNSVPQPIPYEVAEPEQHIPGDGTDTVALRTVRMGRR; from the coding sequence GTGATCGAGACGAACCGCCCGGCAGCGGCACCGGCCGACGACGAACCCGACCTCCTCAGGGACCAGTTCCGGCAGCTCCTGCGCTACCGCAGGCTGATCGGCGCGGGCATCGCCGTCGGCCTGCTGGGCGGCGTCTACCTCGGCATATCCACCGCCGACACCTACGTCGCCACCGCCGACGTGGTGCTGCGCGCGCCCACCGACGACCCGTTCAACCCGAGCCTCGCCCCCGACAAGGCGATCAACATCGGCTCCGAGCGCCAGGTCGCACTCAGCTCCTCCATCGCGAACGAGGCGGCGAAGAAGCTCGGGGTGTCCGCCAAGGACTTCGCCGCCCTGCGCGCCGGCCTCCAGGTGACCAACCCGCCGCAGACCATGGTGCTGCGCTTCACCTACACCGCGGACTCCCCCAAGGAAGCCGCCAAGCGCGCCAACGCGATGACCGAGGCCTACCTGCTCAAGCGGCAGGAGTCCCTCGACGCCACCCGCGACAAGATGGTCAAGGGCTACAAGGAGCAGCGCGACCCGATCGCCAAGCAGCTCGACGAGACGTCCAAGGAGATCGCCCGGATGCCCGCCGGCGCCGGACGCGACGCGGCCAGCTCCGCCAAGACCGACCTGCAGAGCGAGGTCGGCGGCTACAACACCAAGATCACCAAGCTCGAAGCCCTGGACATGACCCCGGGCCGGGTCACCAGTGCCGCGACCGCGCCCACCGCGACCGACGGCCCCGGCATCCTGATGTCCCTCGCGCTCGGCGCGGCCGTCGGCCTCGCACTCGGCCTGCTGGCCGCCTGGGTCCGGCTGGTCTTCGACCCGGCGCCGCGCTCCGAGGGCGACGTGGCCCGGGCCCTGCGCGCGCCCGTACTGGGCTACCTGCCGCGGGACCGGACGGGCGGCGGACCGCTGCTCGCCGCCGGCGAGGCCGACCCCCGGCTCGCCGAGGAGTACCGCTCGGTGGCCTTCCGCCTCGCCTACGACTCCCGCTTCGCCGACCGGCGCCGACTCCTCGTCGTCGCGCCCCGCGGCAGCAGCGAGACCGCGGCCGCGGTGGCCGTGAACCTCGCCGCCTCCTTCGCGGAGACCGGCAAGGACGTGCTGCTCATCGAGGCCGACCTGCGCACCCCGGTGCTGGCCAGCCAGCTGCCGACCGACGCGGGCGGCCGGCCCCGCTGGAGCCAGGGCCAGAGCGGCGCGCCCGCGCCCGGGCGCCACGCCGACTCCGAGTGGCCCGACGGACGCCAGCTCGTCGTGGACGCCGGGGAGTCCGGCTCGTTCGACCTGATCCCCGGTGACCGGGCGCGCAACGTCCCGCGCGCGCTGACCTCCGCGCGCGCCACCCGGCTGATCTCCGAGGCCGACGCCCCCAACTCCACCGTCGTCGTGCTGGCACCGCCCGTGCTCTCGTACGCCGACGCCCTCGCCCTCGTCGACCGCGTCGACGGCGTCCTGGTCGTCACCGACCCGCGCGCCATCCACCGCACCGACCTCATCCGGATCCGCGAGCTCATCAGCGGCGCCGGTGGCACGGTGCTCGGCGCGGTGCTGCACGCGCCGCTGCCCGGCGAGAAGCGCGGCAAGGGCAAGGGCGACAAGGGCGGGGCGCCCGCCGCCGGCCCGGCGGCGCCCGCGAAGCCGGGGAACAGCGTGCCGCAGCCCATCCCGTACGAGGTGGCGGAGCCCGAGCAGCACATCCCCGGTGACGGCACCGACACCGTCGCGCTGCGCACGGTGCGCATGGGCCGCAGGTGA
- a CDS encoding MATE family efflux transporter codes for MSRRGLAAVASVLDQAASSATNILVLVLAARLSSASAFADFSMVYVAFSVLLGLNMAYVGQSLVLQKGEGLGAACRSAAGFTGAASAAVGVLLAVVGLALPGATGRAFLALGLVLPLVLLQDGLRYCFSALRAPERALAADALRLVCVVAALAVQPEGASAGRLVLVWGLSALPALAVGLWLLRPYVRGSRADLRPYLRRGHLGQRFVVEFAVGNGSSQLAVLGLGVFATPLAVGALRGATTLFGPLNVLFNSANAFGPPVLGRLGGKRATVRATAALGLVLAAVGAGWATALYLLPDRLGRELLGDTWAAAAALLPATGAQYAVMGLGTCALLTLRVLAPKATLSLQVVFSLLSVGLLLGGYAVWGVAGAAWGLAAGSALKALAAWLRVARLPAAVPVVTEPATAPAA; via the coding sequence GTGAGCCGACGCGGCCTCGCCGCCGTCGCCTCGGTCCTGGACCAGGCGGCCTCCAGCGCCACGAACATCCTGGTGCTGGTGCTGGCCGCCCGGCTGTCGTCGGCCTCCGCCTTCGCCGACTTCTCGATGGTCTACGTGGCCTTCAGCGTGCTCCTCGGGCTGAACATGGCCTACGTCGGCCAGAGCCTCGTCCTGCAGAAGGGCGAAGGGCTCGGCGCCGCCTGCCGGTCGGCCGCCGGCTTCACCGGGGCCGCGTCGGCCGCCGTGGGCGTCCTGCTCGCGGTGGTGGGCCTCGCCCTGCCCGGGGCCACCGGGCGGGCCTTCCTCGCGCTGGGCCTCGTCCTGCCGCTGGTGCTCCTCCAGGACGGGCTGCGCTACTGCTTCTCCGCGCTGCGCGCCCCCGAGCGGGCACTGGCCGCGGACGCGCTGCGGCTGGTGTGCGTGGTCGCCGCGCTGGCCGTGCAGCCCGAAGGGGCTTCGGCGGGACGGCTGGTGCTGGTGTGGGGCCTGTCCGCACTGCCCGCGCTGGCGGTGGGCCTGTGGCTGCTGCGGCCGTACGTACGAGGCTCCCGCGCGGACCTGCGGCCGTACCTGCGGCGGGGTCACCTGGGGCAGCGGTTCGTGGTCGAGTTCGCGGTGGGCAACGGCTCCAGCCAGCTCGCCGTACTGGGCCTCGGCGTCTTCGCGACACCACTGGCCGTCGGTGCGCTGCGGGGTGCGACCACCCTCTTCGGGCCGCTGAACGTGCTGTTCAACTCGGCGAACGCCTTCGGGCCGCCGGTGCTCGGCCGCCTCGGCGGCAAGCGTGCCACCGTACGGGCCACGGCGGCGCTGGGCCTGGTGCTGGCCGCGGTCGGCGCGGGTTGGGCGACCGCCCTGTACCTGCTGCCGGACCGGCTGGGCCGGGAACTCCTGGGCGACACCTGGGCGGCGGCGGCCGCGCTGCTGCCGGCCACGGGTGCGCAGTACGCCGTGATGGGCCTCGGCACCTGCGCGCTGCTGACCCTGCGGGTCCTCGCCCCGAAGGCCACGCTCTCCCTCCAGGTGGTCTTCTCGCTGCTGTCCGTGGGACTGCTGCTGGGCGGCTACGCGGTGTGGGGTGTGGCGGGCGCCGCGTGGGGCCTGGCGGCCGGCTCGGCGCTCAAGGCTCTGGCCGCCTGGCTCCGGGTGGCCCGGCTGCCGGCTGCCGTCCCCGTCGTGACCGAACCTGCCACCGCGCCTGCGGCCTGA